One region of Rana temporaria chromosome 11, aRanTem1.1, whole genome shotgun sequence genomic DNA includes:
- the PLEKHF1 gene encoding pleckstrin homology domain-containing family F member 1: MVDHLAYTEINTQRIGAVEACFGAAGQPLAIPGRVLVGEGILTKECRKKPKPRIFFLFNDILVYGTIVINKVKYSCQHIIPLEDVTTDLLPDSEDMRNRWMLKTSKKSFVVSAASFTERQEWISHIKECSSRLMEKTGRRPSLKHAAPWIPDRATDICMRCTQTKFTAITRRHHCRNCGFVVCQDCSRNKFVIPALSSKALRVCNLCHRKLMSEKLAEEEERKRRALELEREIPGFDPSSEDDSENDEEKTNDFPSNEDFYSSSWSAFHA, encoded by the coding sequence ATGGTGGACCACCTTGCCTATACGGAGATCAACACTCAGCGAATAGGGGCCGTAGAGGCATGTTTTGGTGCAGCTGGCCAACCTCTTGCCATCCCAGGAAGAGTCCTTGTGGGTGAAGGAATACTGACCAAAGAATGCCGGAAAAAACCCAAGCCAAGGATCTTCTTCCTCTTCAACGACATTCTGGTGTACGGAACTATCGTCATAAACAAAGTCAAGTACAGCTGCCAACACATAATCCCTCTGGAAGACGTGACCACCGATTTACTTCCCGACAGCGAAGACATGAGGAACCGTTGGATGctaaaaacatctaaaaagtcCTTTGTGGTTAGCGCTGCTTCTTTCACCGAAAGACAAGAGTGGATCAGTCACATCAAAGAGTGTTCCAGCCGGTTGATGGAGAAGACCGGGAGACGACCGTCCTTGAAGCATGCAGCTCCGTGGATACCGGACAGAGCCACCGACATCTGTATGCGTTGTACTCAAACCAAGTTCACCGCCATAACTCGTAGACACCACTGCCGCAATTGTGGCTTTGTTGTTTGTCAGGACTGCTCGAGAAATAAGTTTGTCATACCGGCGTTGTCCTCCAAGGCCTTAAGAGTTTGTAACCTCTGCCACAGAAAACTAATGTCTGAAAAGTTGGCGGAAGAAGAAGAACGAAAAAGAAGGGCACTTGAGTTGGAACGAGAGATCCCAGGGTTTGATCCTTCAAGTGAAGACGACAGCGAGAACGATGAAGAAAAGACCAATGACTTTCCTTCAAATGAGGACTTTTACTCTTCATCGTGGTCGGCCTTTCATGCCTGA